TCAACCTGCTGATAAATCTGCGGATATAGAAAATGTTTCGCAATCATAGAAGGTTATATAGACCCTGACTTGGTGCAAACCAAGTCTTTTATTTTTTTATCTCTGCCTGTACCGGCATAATTTAGACTGGCTGTAAATATACATTACGTAATAGTGCACTTATCTAAGACAGTTTTTTATTTTACTAGCAGGTAATTGCTTGCTGTGTGTTGTAGATTGCAAGTACGGAATCTATTTAGAAAATGATTGAGAGGAGATTTTTATGCCAGTGATACCCGGAGAATTCAATGTAATATTCGCATATGCCTTTGGTATTATTTTAATATATCTAATCGGTCGGATTTTTTTAATGCCGCTTAAACTTGTTTTTCGTCTTATTTATAATGGGATTATCGGCGGGATTATGCTATGGGTTGTTAATTTAGTCGGTGGTTATATTGGTTTTACAATTGGTATTAATGTAATAACGGCATTGATTGCAGGATTTTTAGGAATACCAGGGGTAATTTTATTGATTTTGTTTAAAATATTTATAGCATAATATTTTAAATGGTAATCAAGGAGTACAAGATGGATCCAATTATTGAAGCCTATGTTGGCGAATACGCGAGCGGAAAGAGCGAGAACGCTGTCAATCGTGCGATTGCGCTGCGAAGTCAAGGAATGCCTGTAACATTAGTTGATTTAGATACAGTTGAACCTTGCTATACGATTAGACCGATAAAAAAAGAACTGGAAGCTATGGGGATTGAAGTGGTGGCCTGGGAGACTCGTGAAACAATGGGACTTGGGGAAGCGGGCAGTGTTATCAAGGGATCGATGCGATGGGCCTTGAAACGTAAAGGGAACATTGTTTTGGATATTGGCTATGGTGTGCATGGGGCAGAAATTTTCAATTTAATCGAAGGAGCTTGGGAAAACCCTTTCCTAAAGATTATCGCTGTTATTAATATGTCGAGGCCATTTACAGCTGATGTCGAAAGCATACTTGAGTATGTTAAAACATTGGGGAGAATTGATGCGCTTTTAAATAATACCCATATGGATGAAGAAACTACAGTGGATATTGTGCAAAAAGGGGCTAAAGGTGTTACGGAAGCGGCAAGTCTATTAGGCTTACCTGTTATCTGTACTTCTGCTGTTGCAAGCGTAGCGGAGCAAATTGGATCTGCCGATTGCATGGGGAATCCGGTGAGGGTACTTGAGCGCTTAATGCCTAAAACCTTCTGGT
The genomic region above belongs to Sporomusaceae bacterium FL31 and contains:
- the bofA gene encoding pro-sigmaK processing inhibitor BofA; the protein is MPVIPGEFNVIFAYAFGIILIYLIGRIFLMPLKLVFRLIYNGIIGGIMLWVVNLVGGYIGFTIGINVITALIAGFLGIPGVILLILFKIFIA